A region of Saimiri boliviensis isolate mSaiBol1 chromosome 8, mSaiBol1.pri, whole genome shotgun sequence DNA encodes the following proteins:
- the TMEM89 gene encoding transmembrane protein 89, whose protein sequence is MLHMLPSLPLLFLLVMPAPTHAWSRPLWYQVGLDLQPWGCQPNTVEGCRGRLICPGYWLGPGASHIYPVAGVTITTVMLMIRRKMLQWRQCSQATKGEHPQVTTEPCGPWKRRAPISDRTLLREVLHMLDALLVHIEGHLHHLATQRQIQIKGTSTQSG, encoded by the exons ATGCTGCACATGCTGCCCTCGCTGCCCTTGCTATTCCTGCTGGTAATGCCTGCCCCTACCCATGCCTGGTCGAGACCCCTCTGGTACCAGGTGGGGCTGGACTTGCAGCCCTGGGGGTGTCAGCCAAATACTGTAGAGGGCTGTAGGGGCCGCCTGATCTGTCCTGGCTACTGGCTGGGACCAGGAGCAAGCCACATCTACCCTGTGGCTGGGGTCACGATCACCACTGTGATGCTGATGATTCGCCGTAAGATGCTACAGTGGCGGCAGTGCTCACAGGCCACCAAGGGTGAG CATCCACAGGTGACCACTGAGCCCTGTGGCCCCTGGAAACGGCGGGCCCCAATCTCAGACCGCACCCTGCTCCGTGAGGTCCTGCACATGCTGGATGCCCTCCTGGTCCACATCGAAGGCCACCTACATCATCTAGCCACCCAGCGGCAAATCCAAATAAAGGGGACTTCCACCCAGAGTGGGTGA
- the SLC26A6 gene encoding solute carrier family 26 member 6 isoform X3, whose translation MGLADASGPRDTQALLPATQAMELRKRDYHMERPLLNQEHLEELGHRGSAPRARPWQTWLRCSRARAHALLLQHLPILVWLPRYPVRDWLLGDLLSGLSVAIMQLPQGLAYALLAGLPPVFGLYSSFYPVFIYFLFGTSRHISVGTFAVMSVMVGSVTESLAPQALNDSTINAARVQVASTLSVLVGLFQVGLGLVHFGFVVTYLSEPLVRGYTTAAAVQVFVSQLKYVFGLHLSSHSGPLSLIYTVLEVCWKLPQSKVGTMVTAAVAGVVLVLVKLLNDKLQQQLPMPVPGELLTLIGATSISYGMDLKQKFDVDVVGNIPTGLVPPVAPNSQLFSKLMGSAFAIALVGFAIAISLGKIFALRHGYRVDSNQELVALGLSNLIGGIFQCFPVSCSMSRSLVQESTGGNSQVAGAISSLFILLIIVKLGELFHCLPKAVLAAIVIVNLKGMLRQLSDVCSLWKANRADLLIWLVTFMATILLNLDLGLVAAVIFSLLLVVVRTQRPHYSILGQVPDTDIYRDVAEYSEAKEVPGVKVFRSSATMYFANAEFYSDALKQRCGVDVDLLISQKKKLLKKQEQLKLKQLQKEKKLQKQAASSKDTSVSINVNTSLEDMRSNDAEDCKAMVSPGDKMEDATASGQEDSKAADVATLKALGLPQPDFHSLILDLSALSFVDTVCLKSLKNIFRDFREIEVEVYMAACHSPVVSQLEAGHFFDASITKKHLFASVHDAVTFALQHPRPVPNSRVSVTRL comes from the exons ATGGGGCTGGCGGATGCGTCGGG ACCGAGGGACACGCAGGCACTGCTGCCTGCAACACAAGCAATGGAGCTGCGGAAGCGAGACTACCACATGGAACGGCCGCTGCTGAACCAGGAGCATCTGGAGGAACTGGGGCACCGGGGCTCAGCACCTAGGGCCCGCCCGTGGCAGACCTGGTTGCG GTGCTCCCGTGCTCGGGCCCATGCCCTTCTGCTCCAACACCTCCCGATTTTGGTCTGGTTACCCCGGTATCCTGTGCGTGACTGGCTCCTGGGTGACCTGTTGTCCGGCCTGAGTGTGGCTATCATGCAGCTTCCACAGG GCTTGGCCTACGCCCTCCTGGCTGGATTGCCCCCCGTGTTCGGTCTCTATAGCTCCTTCTACCCTGTCTTCATCTACTTCCTGTTTGGCACTTCCCGGCACATCTCTGTGG GGACCTTTGCTGTTATGTCTGTGATGGTGGGCAGTGTGACAGAATCCCTGGCCCCACAGGCCTTGAATGACTCCACGATCAATGCTGCCCGGGTGCAGGTGGCCTCCACACTCAGTGTCCTGGTCGGCCTCTTCCAG GTCGGGCTAGGCCTGGTCCACTTCGGCTTCGTGGTCACCTACCTGTCAGAGCCTCTCGTCCGAGGCTATACCACAGCTGCGGCTGTGCAGGTCTTCGTTTCCCAGCTCAAGTATGTGTTTGGGCTTCATCTGAGCAGCCACTCTGGGCCACTGTCCCTCATCTAT ACAGTGCTGGAGGTCTGCTGGAAGCTGCCCCAGAGCAAGGTCGGCACCATGGTCACCGCTGCTGTGGCGGGGGTGGTGCTTGTGCTGGTGAAGCTGTTGAATGACAagctgcagcagcagctgccCATGCCGGTACCCGGGGAGCTGCTCACG CTCATTGGGGCCACAAGTATCTCCTATGGCATGGATCTGAAGCAAAAATTTGATGTAGACGTCGTGGGCAACATCCCTACAGG GCTGGTCCCCCCAGTGGCCCCCAACTCCCAGTTGTTCTCAAAGCTCATGGGCAGCGCCTTCGCCATCGCCCTGGTTGGGTTCGCCATTGCCATCTCGCTGGGAAAGATCTTCGCCCTGAGGCACGGCTACCGGGTGGACAGCAACCAG GAGCTGGTGGCCCTGGGCCTCAGTAACCTCATTGGAGGCATCTTCCAGTGCTTCCCCGTGAGTTGCTCTATGTCTCGGAGCCTGGTACAGGAGAGCACCGGTGGCAACTCGCAG GTTGCTGGAGCCATCTCTTCCCTTTTCATCCTCCTCATCATTGTCAAACTTGGGGAACTATTCCATTGCCTGCCCAAG gcagtCCTGGCGGCCATCGTCATTGTGAACCTGAAGGGCATGCTGCGGCAGCTCAGTGACGTGTGCTCCCTCTGGAAGGCCAATCGGGCGGATCTG CTCATCTGGCTGGTGACCTTCATGGCCACCATCCTGCTGAACCTGGACCTTGGCCTGGTGGCTGCAGTCATCTTCTCCCTGCTGCTCGTGGTGGTCCGGACGCAGAG GCCCCACTACTCCATCCTGGGGCAGGTGCCAGACACAGATATTTACAGAGATGTGGCAGAGTACTCAGAG GCCAAGGAAGTTCCAGGGGTGAAGGTCTTCCGCTCCTCAGCCACCATGTACTTTGCCAACGCTGAGTTCTACAGTGATGCACTGAAGCAGAGG TGCGGTGTGGATGTCGACCTCCTCATCTCCCAGAAGAAGAAGTTGCTCAAGAAGCAGGAGCAACTGAAGCTGAAGCAACTGCAGAAGGAGAAGAAGCTTCAGAAACAG GCTGCCTCCTCCAAGGACACCTCAGTTTCCATTAATGTCAACACCAGCCTGGAAGACATGAGGAGTAATGACGCTGAGGACTGCAAGGCGATG GTGAGCCCAGGGGATAAGATGGAAGATGCAACAGCCAGTGGTCAAGAAGACTCTAAGGCCGCAGATGTGGCCACACTGAAGGCCCTGGGCCTGCCTCAGCCAGACTTCCACAGCCTCATCCTGGACCTGAGCGCTCTCTCCTTCGTGGACACTGTGTGCCTCAAGAGCCTGAAGAAT ATTTTCCGTGACTTCCGGGAGATCGAGGTGGAGGTGTACATGGCGGCCTGCCACA GCCCTGTGGTCAGCCAGCTTGAGGCTGGGCACTTCTTCGATGCATCTATCACCAAGAAGCATCTCTTTGCCTCTGTCCACGATGCCGTCACCTTTGCCCTCCAACACCCGAGGCCTGTCCCCAACAGCCGTGTTTCA GTCACCAGACTCTGA
- the SLC26A6 gene encoding solute carrier family 26 member 6 isoform X4 yields MELRKRDYHMERPLLNQEHLEELGHRGSAPRARPWQTWLRCSRARAHALLLQHLPILVWLPRYPVRDWLLGDLLSGLSVAIMQLPQGLAYALLAGLPPVFGLYSSFYPVFIYFLFGTSRHISVGTFAVMSVMVGSVTESLAPQALNDSTINAARVQVASTLSVLVGLFQVGLGLVHFGFVVTYLSEPLVRGYTTAAAVQVFVSQLKYVFGLHLSSHSGPLSLIYTVLEVCWKLPQSKVGTMVTAAVAGVVLVLVKLLNDKLQQQLPMPVPGELLTLIGATSISYGMDLKQKFDVDVVGNIPTGLVPPVAPNSQLFSKLMGSAFAIALVGFAIAISLGKIFALRHGYRVDSNQELVALGLSNLIGGIFQCFPVSCSMSRSLVQESTGGNSQVAGAISSLFILLIIVKLGELFHCLPKAVLAAIVIVNLKGMLRQLSDVCSLWKANRADLLIWLVTFMATILLNLDLGLVAAVIFSLLLVVVRTQRPHYSILGQVPDTDIYRDVAEYSEAKEVPGVKVFRSSATMYFANAEFYSDALKQRCGVDVDLLISQKKKLLKKQEQLKLKQLQKEKKLQKQAASSKDTSVSINVNTSLEDMRSNDAEDCKAMVSPGDKMEDATASGQEDSKAADVATLKALGLPQPDFHSLILDLSALSFVDTVCLKSLKNIFRDFREIEVEVYMAACHSPVVSQLEAGHFFDASITKKHLFASVHDAVTFALQHPRPVPNSRVSVTRL; encoded by the exons ATGGAGCTGCGGAAGCGAGACTACCACATGGAACGGCCGCTGCTGAACCAGGAGCATCTGGAGGAACTGGGGCACCGGGGCTCAGCACCTAGGGCCCGCCCGTGGCAGACCTGGTTGCG GTGCTCCCGTGCTCGGGCCCATGCCCTTCTGCTCCAACACCTCCCGATTTTGGTCTGGTTACCCCGGTATCCTGTGCGTGACTGGCTCCTGGGTGACCTGTTGTCCGGCCTGAGTGTGGCTATCATGCAGCTTCCACAGG GCTTGGCCTACGCCCTCCTGGCTGGATTGCCCCCCGTGTTCGGTCTCTATAGCTCCTTCTACCCTGTCTTCATCTACTTCCTGTTTGGCACTTCCCGGCACATCTCTGTGG GGACCTTTGCTGTTATGTCTGTGATGGTGGGCAGTGTGACAGAATCCCTGGCCCCACAGGCCTTGAATGACTCCACGATCAATGCTGCCCGGGTGCAGGTGGCCTCCACACTCAGTGTCCTGGTCGGCCTCTTCCAG GTCGGGCTAGGCCTGGTCCACTTCGGCTTCGTGGTCACCTACCTGTCAGAGCCTCTCGTCCGAGGCTATACCACAGCTGCGGCTGTGCAGGTCTTCGTTTCCCAGCTCAAGTATGTGTTTGGGCTTCATCTGAGCAGCCACTCTGGGCCACTGTCCCTCATCTAT ACAGTGCTGGAGGTCTGCTGGAAGCTGCCCCAGAGCAAGGTCGGCACCATGGTCACCGCTGCTGTGGCGGGGGTGGTGCTTGTGCTGGTGAAGCTGTTGAATGACAagctgcagcagcagctgccCATGCCGGTACCCGGGGAGCTGCTCACG CTCATTGGGGCCACAAGTATCTCCTATGGCATGGATCTGAAGCAAAAATTTGATGTAGACGTCGTGGGCAACATCCCTACAGG GCTGGTCCCCCCAGTGGCCCCCAACTCCCAGTTGTTCTCAAAGCTCATGGGCAGCGCCTTCGCCATCGCCCTGGTTGGGTTCGCCATTGCCATCTCGCTGGGAAAGATCTTCGCCCTGAGGCACGGCTACCGGGTGGACAGCAACCAG GAGCTGGTGGCCCTGGGCCTCAGTAACCTCATTGGAGGCATCTTCCAGTGCTTCCCCGTGAGTTGCTCTATGTCTCGGAGCCTGGTACAGGAGAGCACCGGTGGCAACTCGCAG GTTGCTGGAGCCATCTCTTCCCTTTTCATCCTCCTCATCATTGTCAAACTTGGGGAACTATTCCATTGCCTGCCCAAG gcagtCCTGGCGGCCATCGTCATTGTGAACCTGAAGGGCATGCTGCGGCAGCTCAGTGACGTGTGCTCCCTCTGGAAGGCCAATCGGGCGGATCTG CTCATCTGGCTGGTGACCTTCATGGCCACCATCCTGCTGAACCTGGACCTTGGCCTGGTGGCTGCAGTCATCTTCTCCCTGCTGCTCGTGGTGGTCCGGACGCAGAG GCCCCACTACTCCATCCTGGGGCAGGTGCCAGACACAGATATTTACAGAGATGTGGCAGAGTACTCAGAG GCCAAGGAAGTTCCAGGGGTGAAGGTCTTCCGCTCCTCAGCCACCATGTACTTTGCCAACGCTGAGTTCTACAGTGATGCACTGAAGCAGAGG TGCGGTGTGGATGTCGACCTCCTCATCTCCCAGAAGAAGAAGTTGCTCAAGAAGCAGGAGCAACTGAAGCTGAAGCAACTGCAGAAGGAGAAGAAGCTTCAGAAACAG GCTGCCTCCTCCAAGGACACCTCAGTTTCCATTAATGTCAACACCAGCCTGGAAGACATGAGGAGTAATGACGCTGAGGACTGCAAGGCGATG GTGAGCCCAGGGGATAAGATGGAAGATGCAACAGCCAGTGGTCAAGAAGACTCTAAGGCCGCAGATGTGGCCACACTGAAGGCCCTGGGCCTGCCTCAGCCAGACTTCCACAGCCTCATCCTGGACCTGAGCGCTCTCTCCTTCGTGGACACTGTGTGCCTCAAGAGCCTGAAGAAT ATTTTCCGTGACTTCCGGGAGATCGAGGTGGAGGTGTACATGGCGGCCTGCCACA GCCCTGTGGTCAGCCAGCTTGAGGCTGGGCACTTCTTCGATGCATCTATCACCAAGAAGCATCTCTTTGCCTCTGTCCACGATGCCGTCACCTTTGCCCTCCAACACCCGAGGCCTGTCCCCAACAGCCGTGTTTCA GTCACCAGACTCTGA
- the SLC26A6 gene encoding solute carrier family 26 member 6 isoform X1, which produces MRIFLAPTPNSSNRTARPRDTQALLPATQAMELRKRDYHMERPLLNQEHLEELGHRGSAPRARPWQTWLRCSRARAHALLLQHLPILVWLPRYPVRDWLLGDLLSGLSVAIMQLPQGLAYALLAGLPPVFGLYSSFYPVFIYFLFGTSRHISVGTFAVMSVMVGSVTESLAPQALNDSTINAARVQVASTLSVLVGLFQVGLGLVHFGFVVTYLSEPLVRGYTTAAAVQVFVSQLKYVFGLHLSSHSGPLSLIYTVLEVCWKLPQSKVGTMVTAAVAGVVLVLVKLLNDKLQQQLPMPVPGELLTLIGATSISYGMDLKQKFDVDVVGNIPTGLVPPVAPNSQLFSKLMGSAFAIALVGFAIAISLGKIFALRHGYRVDSNQELVALGLSNLIGGIFQCFPVSCSMSRSLVQESTGGNSQVAGAISSLFILLIIVKLGELFHCLPKAVLAAIVIVNLKGMLRQLSDVCSLWKANRADLLIWLVTFMATILLNLDLGLVAAVIFSLLLVVVRTQRPHYSILGQVPDTDIYRDVAEYSEAKEVPGVKVFRSSATMYFANAEFYSDALKQRCGVDVDLLISQKKKLLKKQEQLKLKQLQKEKKLQKQAASSKDTSVSINVNTSLEDMRSNDAEDCKAMVSPGDKMEDATASGQEDSKAADVATLKALGLPQPDFHSLILDLSALSFVDTVCLKSLKNIFRDFREIEVEVYMAACHSPVVSQLEAGHFFDASITKKHLFASVHDAVTFALQHPRPVPNSRVSVTRL; this is translated from the exons ATGAGGATCTTCCTTGCACCCACTCCAAACTCCTCCAACCGTACAGCCAG ACCGAGGGACACGCAGGCACTGCTGCCTGCAACACAAGCAATGGAGCTGCGGAAGCGAGACTACCACATGGAACGGCCGCTGCTGAACCAGGAGCATCTGGAGGAACTGGGGCACCGGGGCTCAGCACCTAGGGCCCGCCCGTGGCAGACCTGGTTGCG GTGCTCCCGTGCTCGGGCCCATGCCCTTCTGCTCCAACACCTCCCGATTTTGGTCTGGTTACCCCGGTATCCTGTGCGTGACTGGCTCCTGGGTGACCTGTTGTCCGGCCTGAGTGTGGCTATCATGCAGCTTCCACAGG GCTTGGCCTACGCCCTCCTGGCTGGATTGCCCCCCGTGTTCGGTCTCTATAGCTCCTTCTACCCTGTCTTCATCTACTTCCTGTTTGGCACTTCCCGGCACATCTCTGTGG GGACCTTTGCTGTTATGTCTGTGATGGTGGGCAGTGTGACAGAATCCCTGGCCCCACAGGCCTTGAATGACTCCACGATCAATGCTGCCCGGGTGCAGGTGGCCTCCACACTCAGTGTCCTGGTCGGCCTCTTCCAG GTCGGGCTAGGCCTGGTCCACTTCGGCTTCGTGGTCACCTACCTGTCAGAGCCTCTCGTCCGAGGCTATACCACAGCTGCGGCTGTGCAGGTCTTCGTTTCCCAGCTCAAGTATGTGTTTGGGCTTCATCTGAGCAGCCACTCTGGGCCACTGTCCCTCATCTAT ACAGTGCTGGAGGTCTGCTGGAAGCTGCCCCAGAGCAAGGTCGGCACCATGGTCACCGCTGCTGTGGCGGGGGTGGTGCTTGTGCTGGTGAAGCTGTTGAATGACAagctgcagcagcagctgccCATGCCGGTACCCGGGGAGCTGCTCACG CTCATTGGGGCCACAAGTATCTCCTATGGCATGGATCTGAAGCAAAAATTTGATGTAGACGTCGTGGGCAACATCCCTACAGG GCTGGTCCCCCCAGTGGCCCCCAACTCCCAGTTGTTCTCAAAGCTCATGGGCAGCGCCTTCGCCATCGCCCTGGTTGGGTTCGCCATTGCCATCTCGCTGGGAAAGATCTTCGCCCTGAGGCACGGCTACCGGGTGGACAGCAACCAG GAGCTGGTGGCCCTGGGCCTCAGTAACCTCATTGGAGGCATCTTCCAGTGCTTCCCCGTGAGTTGCTCTATGTCTCGGAGCCTGGTACAGGAGAGCACCGGTGGCAACTCGCAG GTTGCTGGAGCCATCTCTTCCCTTTTCATCCTCCTCATCATTGTCAAACTTGGGGAACTATTCCATTGCCTGCCCAAG gcagtCCTGGCGGCCATCGTCATTGTGAACCTGAAGGGCATGCTGCGGCAGCTCAGTGACGTGTGCTCCCTCTGGAAGGCCAATCGGGCGGATCTG CTCATCTGGCTGGTGACCTTCATGGCCACCATCCTGCTGAACCTGGACCTTGGCCTGGTGGCTGCAGTCATCTTCTCCCTGCTGCTCGTGGTGGTCCGGACGCAGAG GCCCCACTACTCCATCCTGGGGCAGGTGCCAGACACAGATATTTACAGAGATGTGGCAGAGTACTCAGAG GCCAAGGAAGTTCCAGGGGTGAAGGTCTTCCGCTCCTCAGCCACCATGTACTTTGCCAACGCTGAGTTCTACAGTGATGCACTGAAGCAGAGG TGCGGTGTGGATGTCGACCTCCTCATCTCCCAGAAGAAGAAGTTGCTCAAGAAGCAGGAGCAACTGAAGCTGAAGCAACTGCAGAAGGAGAAGAAGCTTCAGAAACAG GCTGCCTCCTCCAAGGACACCTCAGTTTCCATTAATGTCAACACCAGCCTGGAAGACATGAGGAGTAATGACGCTGAGGACTGCAAGGCGATG GTGAGCCCAGGGGATAAGATGGAAGATGCAACAGCCAGTGGTCAAGAAGACTCTAAGGCCGCAGATGTGGCCACACTGAAGGCCCTGGGCCTGCCTCAGCCAGACTTCCACAGCCTCATCCTGGACCTGAGCGCTCTCTCCTTCGTGGACACTGTGTGCCTCAAGAGCCTGAAGAAT ATTTTCCGTGACTTCCGGGAGATCGAGGTGGAGGTGTACATGGCGGCCTGCCACA GCCCTGTGGTCAGCCAGCTTGAGGCTGGGCACTTCTTCGATGCATCTATCACCAAGAAGCATCTCTTTGCCTCTGTCCACGATGCCGTCACCTTTGCCCTCCAACACCCGAGGCCTGTCCCCAACAGCCGTGTTTCA GTCACCAGACTCTGA
- the SLC26A6 gene encoding solute carrier family 26 member 6 isoform X2: MRIFLAPTPNSSNRTARPRDTQALLPATQAMELRKRDYHMERPLLNQEHLEELGHRGSAPRARPWQTWLRCSRARAHALLLQHLPILVWLPRYPVRDWLLGDLLSGLSVAIMQLPQGLAYALLAGLPPVFGLYSSFYPVFIYFLFGTSRHISVGTFAVMSVMVGSVTESLAPQALNDSTINAARVQVASTLSVLVGLFQVGLGLVHFGFVVTYLSEPLVRGYTTAAAVQVFVSQLKYVFGLHLSSHSGPLSLIYTVLEVCWKLPQSKVGTMVTAAVAGVVLVLVKLLNDKLQQQLPMPLIGATSISYGMDLKQKFDVDVVGNIPTGLVPPVAPNSQLFSKLMGSAFAIALVGFAIAISLGKIFALRHGYRVDSNQELVALGLSNLIGGIFQCFPVSCSMSRSLVQESTGGNSQVAGAISSLFILLIIVKLGELFHCLPKAVLAAIVIVNLKGMLRQLSDVCSLWKANRADLLIWLVTFMATILLNLDLGLVAAVIFSLLLVVVRTQRPHYSILGQVPDTDIYRDVAEYSEAKEVPGVKVFRSSATMYFANAEFYSDALKQRCGVDVDLLISQKKKLLKKQEQLKLKQLQKEKKLQKQAASSKDTSVSINVNTSLEDMRSNDAEDCKAMVSPGDKMEDATASGQEDSKAADVATLKALGLPQPDFHSLILDLSALSFVDTVCLKSLKNIFRDFREIEVEVYMAACHSPVVSQLEAGHFFDASITKKHLFASVHDAVTFALQHPRPVPNSRVSVTRL; this comes from the exons ATGAGGATCTTCCTTGCACCCACTCCAAACTCCTCCAACCGTACAGCCAG ACCGAGGGACACGCAGGCACTGCTGCCTGCAACACAAGCAATGGAGCTGCGGAAGCGAGACTACCACATGGAACGGCCGCTGCTGAACCAGGAGCATCTGGAGGAACTGGGGCACCGGGGCTCAGCACCTAGGGCCCGCCCGTGGCAGACCTGGTTGCG GTGCTCCCGTGCTCGGGCCCATGCCCTTCTGCTCCAACACCTCCCGATTTTGGTCTGGTTACCCCGGTATCCTGTGCGTGACTGGCTCCTGGGTGACCTGTTGTCCGGCCTGAGTGTGGCTATCATGCAGCTTCCACAGG GCTTGGCCTACGCCCTCCTGGCTGGATTGCCCCCCGTGTTCGGTCTCTATAGCTCCTTCTACCCTGTCTTCATCTACTTCCTGTTTGGCACTTCCCGGCACATCTCTGTGG GGACCTTTGCTGTTATGTCTGTGATGGTGGGCAGTGTGACAGAATCCCTGGCCCCACAGGCCTTGAATGACTCCACGATCAATGCTGCCCGGGTGCAGGTGGCCTCCACACTCAGTGTCCTGGTCGGCCTCTTCCAG GTCGGGCTAGGCCTGGTCCACTTCGGCTTCGTGGTCACCTACCTGTCAGAGCCTCTCGTCCGAGGCTATACCACAGCTGCGGCTGTGCAGGTCTTCGTTTCCCAGCTCAAGTATGTGTTTGGGCTTCATCTGAGCAGCCACTCTGGGCCACTGTCCCTCATCTAT ACAGTGCTGGAGGTCTGCTGGAAGCTGCCCCAGAGCAAGGTCGGCACCATGGTCACCGCTGCTGTGGCGGGGGTGGTGCTTGTGCTGGTGAAGCTGTTGAATGACAagctgcagcagcagctgccCATGCCG CTCATTGGGGCCACAAGTATCTCCTATGGCATGGATCTGAAGCAAAAATTTGATGTAGACGTCGTGGGCAACATCCCTACAGG GCTGGTCCCCCCAGTGGCCCCCAACTCCCAGTTGTTCTCAAAGCTCATGGGCAGCGCCTTCGCCATCGCCCTGGTTGGGTTCGCCATTGCCATCTCGCTGGGAAAGATCTTCGCCCTGAGGCACGGCTACCGGGTGGACAGCAACCAG GAGCTGGTGGCCCTGGGCCTCAGTAACCTCATTGGAGGCATCTTCCAGTGCTTCCCCGTGAGTTGCTCTATGTCTCGGAGCCTGGTACAGGAGAGCACCGGTGGCAACTCGCAG GTTGCTGGAGCCATCTCTTCCCTTTTCATCCTCCTCATCATTGTCAAACTTGGGGAACTATTCCATTGCCTGCCCAAG gcagtCCTGGCGGCCATCGTCATTGTGAACCTGAAGGGCATGCTGCGGCAGCTCAGTGACGTGTGCTCCCTCTGGAAGGCCAATCGGGCGGATCTG CTCATCTGGCTGGTGACCTTCATGGCCACCATCCTGCTGAACCTGGACCTTGGCCTGGTGGCTGCAGTCATCTTCTCCCTGCTGCTCGTGGTGGTCCGGACGCAGAG GCCCCACTACTCCATCCTGGGGCAGGTGCCAGACACAGATATTTACAGAGATGTGGCAGAGTACTCAGAG GCCAAGGAAGTTCCAGGGGTGAAGGTCTTCCGCTCCTCAGCCACCATGTACTTTGCCAACGCTGAGTTCTACAGTGATGCACTGAAGCAGAGG TGCGGTGTGGATGTCGACCTCCTCATCTCCCAGAAGAAGAAGTTGCTCAAGAAGCAGGAGCAACTGAAGCTGAAGCAACTGCAGAAGGAGAAGAAGCTTCAGAAACAG GCTGCCTCCTCCAAGGACACCTCAGTTTCCATTAATGTCAACACCAGCCTGGAAGACATGAGGAGTAATGACGCTGAGGACTGCAAGGCGATG GTGAGCCCAGGGGATAAGATGGAAGATGCAACAGCCAGTGGTCAAGAAGACTCTAAGGCCGCAGATGTGGCCACACTGAAGGCCCTGGGCCTGCCTCAGCCAGACTTCCACAGCCTCATCCTGGACCTGAGCGCTCTCTCCTTCGTGGACACTGTGTGCCTCAAGAGCCTGAAGAAT ATTTTCCGTGACTTCCGGGAGATCGAGGTGGAGGTGTACATGGCGGCCTGCCACA GCCCTGTGGTCAGCCAGCTTGAGGCTGGGCACTTCTTCGATGCATCTATCACCAAGAAGCATCTCTTTGCCTCTGTCCACGATGCCGTCACCTTTGCCCTCCAACACCCGAGGCCTGTCCCCAACAGCCGTGTTTCA GTCACCAGACTCTGA